The Pseudoalteromonas carrageenovora IAM 12662 DNA window GGTAGCAAATGAAATTTCCTGGACGCCGCAGGCATAAACATTATTTTCCAGTGGAAGCCAAAGATCCACTTACCAATCAACTTAACGCAACAGAGCGATTACAACGTAGCTATATTACGGGTATCGACCAAATCGTTGTTGATATAGAGGCAAAAGTTGATCAAGCTTTCCTAGACGAGTTTCAATTGCGCAGAGGTATGTCGCAAGTTATTGATAGCGATATTACAAACGCCTTATACGACCGTTTAAAATTAAACGACATGGTTGATTACGAGTTTGCAGGTGGAACAATAGGTAACACTATGCACAATTACTCGGTACTTGCAGACGACCGCTCTGTTTTACTTGGTGTAATGAGTGAAAACATAAAAATAGGTAGCTACGCCTATCGCTTTTTGTGTAATACCTCAAGCCGAGTAGATTTAGATTACCTTCAACCTGTTGATGGGCCAATAGGTCGCTGTTTCACACTTATTGATGAAACTGGCGAGCGTACTTTTGCTATTAGCGCAGGGTTAATGAATCACTTACGCCCTGAGTCAATTGACAAAGAGCTAATTGAACAATCATCAGCTTTGGTTATAAGCGCTTACTTAATGCGTACTCAAGGTAATGAGACAATGACCGAAGCGACCATGCAGGCAGTTAAGTATGCCAACGATGCTGGCGTACCGGTAGTACTGACTCTTGGTACCAAGTTCCTTATTGAGCAAGATCCTACTTGGTGGGCTAACTTTGTTAATGAGCACGTAGATATACTTGCAATGAACGAAGAAGAAGGCCTAGCAATTACAGGTTTTGAAGACCCTCTTCTTGCTGCAGATAAAGCTCTCGACTGGGTAGATTTAGTTATTTGTACTGCAGGTGAAAAAGGTTTATTTATGGCAGGCTATGTTGATGACGAACTCAAGCGTGAAACTGAGTACCCGTTG harbors:
- a CDS encoding inosine/guanosine kinase: MKFPGRRRHKHYFPVEAKDPLTNQLNATERLQRSYITGIDQIVVDIEAKVDQAFLDEFQLRRGMSQVIDSDITNALYDRLKLNDMVDYEFAGGTIGNTMHNYSVLADDRSVLLGVMSENIKIGSYAYRFLCNTSSRVDLDYLQPVDGPIGRCFTLIDETGERTFAISAGLMNHLRPESIDKELIEQSSALVISAYLMRTQGNETMTEATMQAVKYANDAGVPVVLTLGTKFLIEQDPTWWANFVNEHVDILAMNEEEGLAITGFEDPLLAADKALDWVDLVICTAGEKGLFMAGYVDDELKRETEYPLLPGAIPDFNRYEFSRAMRKEDCKTPIRAYSHTAPFMGGPDSIKNTNGAGDCALAAVLHDLSANVYHKLNVANSAKHQQQAITYSSLAQISKYANRASYEVLVQHSPRLSRGLPEREDCLEQVYWEQ